The following is a genomic window from Mus pahari chromosome 1, PAHARI_EIJ_v1.1, whole genome shotgun sequence.
GGGGATTATTGCTTTCATCTTGATTTGTCTTATGTTATCCTTCCTCTTGATGCAGATGGTCATAAATCTTCTCTACTGGCTGGAAAGGCCTTCCATCTGTATCCCTAGTTCCCATCTTTGTCCCTCTGCAAAGTAGTCATTTAGTCGCCATCTTGAATGCCTTTCTCATGGGAAAGTGGCCATATTGCTCCCACTTGGAGAATCCACTTTGGCTGAACTGAGTGTACACCAACCGTCCTGATGCTTGTAGTGATCCTTCCCTCCTTCAGTGTTCAGTTTTGGAGGGGTTGGTCATCAACTGGTTCTGACTCCCCAGAAATCTGGACAACACACTATATGGCAAACTGAAGATCCCAAGACTCGTGGATTCACACGTGAGTCTGGAGACGCTGGTGGCTGGGTGGAGACAAGGTAGCATATGGGAAGGGGGGAGTTCCAGAGCTCAAATCTGGGGGCCCAAAGGATGTGGGTTTCGTGTAGCTGGTGAAGGCACGGGGATGAGGGGTGGTGAGATAACCTGCCCGAGCTCTGTACAGTCTGCAGGGAGGGACTAAGTCCAGATGTGGCTTGAAGTCATAATAAGTAGGAGTCCCTGGAAGACCGATCGGAGAGGGCGGTGGCAAGAAGAGTCCTCCTCCAGGGGCCTCCCCAAGGCTAAGGCTCACACTGACTCCTCGAACCTTGTAGTAACCATTGGTTGGATCCTGAGGAACAAATGAGAGTTGGTAAGAAATGTGTGTAGAGAGGTAAGGATCATGGGTGGAAAGACACACAGAGCTACAGTTAGGTCTAGAGATAGGCATGGAAGCAGAAAGCCAAAGAGCAGAGCCAGAGACTCCCAGACAGAGAGCTATAGACCAGCATGGAAATGGTGGGGTGGTGCTGGCTCCCTAGAACAAGCGAGGTCGGGCTGaagttggggagggaggaaatgagaatgggagaggggggagggagaaaggaagagtggCTTTCAGGTCAAGAGAAAAACACTCAAGTATAGATGAGAAGGTTTTAACTAGGATTAGGGATATAATTCGGTCAGTAGAGCACTTGATTAGCTTGCTCAAGGGccttggtttgattcccagtactacATAGAGTCAATGTGgaggcacaagcctttaatcccagcactcgggaggataACCAGGAGCTTATGGACATTCCTGGCTACAGACTCCGTTTGAGGCCCTCCTGGGATGCTCGGGATTCTGtccgaaggaagtcaggacagacgGGGGCCTTAGAATGAGAGCCAGGGCTGAGATCAATGTGTCTGTCCTAAGACAGAATTCCAAAGTAGGGATGTCTTTGAGGGAATGTGAGGGTAGGGTGGGAAATCGTGAAAGGAAAACCCCTGTCTGGAAGACAACAGCTGAGCACAGAGACTTAGAGGCATAAAACACGGCAGATGGGGAAAGAAGCCTAGAAACCAAGGCAAAATGAATCGATAACAGAAGCTGATGCTGcggctggtgagctggctcaggagGTGAGAGTGCAGTTAAAGGCAGGTCTTttatgggggatgggaggggtgagggaggctCATGACAAGGCTTccctgtgtagccccggctgtccttcCACCATATCATAATGAACTCAGGTCATAAAGTTTGAGAAGCATCTTTACCTGATGAACCGTCTCCCTCCCTTGTTTGCccttttgattctttttattttattttattttattttatttatttatttatttatttatttatttatttatttatttatctttattgagacagggtctctctgtgtagccctggctgtcctggaactcactctgtagaccaggctggcctcacactcagagatccgcctgcctctgtaaaggcctgtgccaccaccatctggcaaAGGTCTTAAGGTGATGGAgttaaaaggagaagagaagcttGCAACCCCAGCAATCCAGCGGTTACAGGAGAAAGACTGTGCGGAGTCCAAAGCCAGcaacagggagaccctgtctccatagAGTCGTTCTGGGAGTGAGCTCCTCCCCCATCACTCACCTTTGTCTCCAGAGCCTCTTTTTCCTCAAGGACCAAATCACTGTGGTCTGTGTGCACAATGggaccctggggggggggggcaaatagTGATAAGCCACAGTCAAAAGAGCATCCAATCTATCCCTCTGCCAGATCCTAAAGTCTTTCATGGTCTTCCTTACAGGCTGGGCTGAAGAGAGCTGAAGGCTGGACTTGATAACAAGGAAGGCTGTGAGAGCGCATTGAGCTAAAAGGATAACTGTGGAGAAACACACTTGCAACTGCGAGGATACTGTGGGTCTGGGGTCATCGTGCTTAAGACTGGGGCCAAGCTGGTCATaatggcactcgcctttaatctcagcactcaggaggcagagacaggaggatatctgatgtggaagccagcctggtctacatagctagttccaggacagccaaggctacatagaaaaaccctgatTCAAGCAACATAAAGCCTAGGGCCAGATTTGAGTTTGAGGGTGGGTTGGACTGGGTTATTACATTGGTCTGGGGGTATAATGGGATGTGGAGACCCAGAATCTTACCCGGTCCTCACTGCTGCCTGTCTCCTCCTCGGGGCCCCGTGAACTGGAACCCTCGCTGCTTCCTGGGATCCGGACCAAGTTCTTTTGCTTAGAGAGAGAGCCTGAGGCCCAGGATGTGAGAGGCATTGGTAAGGGGGAAGTGATCAGTACTTGGAAACAGAGCTAACTGAACAAAGTGTgctaggaaggttgggaaccatgGAGAGATGGAACGGAGCTGGGGTGACCCCGGGCCATGCAAGCAttgggagacagaaatggagCCAAGTCCCAAGGCTGTCAGTCAGGGGTGTCAATCAAGGGGATGGGCCTAGACAGGGGATGGAGAGGAGTAGGGTTGGGACTGAGGAAGGTTCAAGGCACTGATACTTGCCATGGCGCCAGCAGCAGAGGACCACTCCAGTGATGACCATAAGGAGAGAGGTGGCTGCAGAAGCTGCACCAGCCACAATCCGGACAGTGGGCAGCAAGTCTGTAGGAAGCAGATGGGGCGTGTACAGTGGGCAGCAGGTCTGTAGGGNNNNNNNNNNNNNNNNNNNNNNNNNNNNNNNNNNNNNNNNNNNNNNNNNNNNNNNNNNNNNNNNNNNNNNNNNNNNNNNNNNNNNNNNNNNNNNNNNNNNNNNNNNNNNNNNNNNNNNNNNNNNNNNNNNNNNNNNNNNNNNNNNNNNNNNNNNNNNNNNNNNNNNNNNNNNNNNNNNNNNNNNNNNNNNNNNNNNNNNNNNNNNNNNNNNNNNNNNNNNNNNNNNNNNNNNNNNNNNNNNNNNNNNNNNNNNNNNNNNNNNNNNNNNNNNNNNNNNNNNNNNNNNNNNNNNNNNNNNNNNNNNNNNNNNNNNNNNNNNNNNNNNNNNNNNNNNNNNNNNNNNNNNNNNNNNNNNNNNNNNNNNNNNNNNNNNNNNNNNNNNNNNNNNNNNNNNNNNNNNNNNNNNNNNNNNNNNNNNNNNNNNNNNNNNNNNNNNNNNNNNNNNNNNNNNNNNNNNNNNNNNNNNNNNNNNNNNNNNNNNNNNNNNNNNNNNNNNNNNNNNNNNNNNNNNNNNNNNNNNNNNNNNNNNNNNNNNNNNNNNNNNNNNNNNNNNNNNNNNNNNNNNNNNNNNNNNNNNNNNNNNNNNNNNNNNNNNNNNNNNNNNNNNNNNNNNNNNNNNNNNNNNNNNNNNNNNNNNNNNNNNNNNNNNNNNNNNNNNNNNNNNNNNNNNNNNNNNNNNNNNNNNNNNNNNNNNNNNNNNNNNNNNNNNNNNNNNNNNNNNNNNNNNNNNNNNNNNNNNNNNNNNNNNNNNNNNNNNNNNNNNNNNNNNNNNNNNNNNNNNNNNNNNNNNNNNNNNNNNNNNNNNNNNNNNNNNNNNNNNNNNNNNNNNNNNNNNNNNNNNNNNNNNNNNNNNNNNNNNNNNNNGCAGATGGGGTGTGTACAGTGTGGGCAGCTAGTCTGTAAGGCGCAGATAGGGTGTCCTGAGAAGGCTGATCCAAAGACGGGGGTAGCAGGGAAACAGGGGCTCAGGGCTTAGGTTTGGGACACCTGGGTTCAAAAGGCTGCCAATCTTGGGATTTCCCCAGATTTGTAAGTGTGTTATGTCTGGTGTCTGAGGACCCATGAATTTGGGGATTCAAAGCTTGAGAGTATGTGAATTAAAAATCCCTTGGCAAGTCACTTCTGTAATCACAATACTTGGGATAATGCAGGGGAATTGCCAGTAGTTGAGGACCAGCTTGATCAatctgagactctgtctcaaaaacaaaaacaaaagtccaaTAACaaacagggctggcaagatgacccAATGGATAGAGGTGGTTACTATCAAGTCTAGTGCCCTGGGTTACAGTGGGTTCGATCCCGGGGATTCACataatgaaaagagagaactaGCTCCCACAGgttatcctctggccttcacatgcgcactgaggcaggggcatgacCCTCCATATAagcaaacagatagatagatagatagatagatagatagatagatagatagatagatagatgtaagcAAACAACATAACTGTAGGGGTGCTTAGAACTTGAGAGTCTTTTATTGCACAATTACCCATATTTGTAGATTCTTAGTATGGAATGGTATCTCCATTTAGGGTTCTGTGCTTGAAAGAATTATTGATTTGATGGTCCTATGATTCAAGAAATTCAtagggcttttttgtttttttttttattatattttaaatgctattgtatgtatgtatatgtgttggggtacaggaatggaggtcagagaacagctctgGGGtattggttctctcctaccatgtgggttctgagtgCTGAACAGTGGCCATCAGACTCGGTGGCAAGtggttttacctgctgagccacctcactgccctaAACCCATAGTTTTGAGATTTGCTAGTTTTGGGGAGTCTGTGCATTTAAGGAGCTTTATAGTTTGGTAGCTTCAGTCCTAGGAACCACCGTGTTTGTGGGGCTTGGAATGCTCAGGTTTAGGGGTCTTTGGGTCAGTAACTCACCTCTACGGCCCAAGTGGATCTGGACTCGTCCCTCACCTAGCCGGTTGCGGGCACTGCAGTTGAAGCCGGTGGTAAAGTCGGACTCCTGGGTTCCGGAAATGTGTAGCACAGAAATAAGGCCTGGGCCCTGTCCTCCCTCCACTTCTGGGGCTGGGAAGGCCTCCACTAGGAACCTGCCCAGTGAGCCTGCCTCCAGGAAGCCCTCGTCCCAAGACCAAACCTAAGAGCCAGGGAAGAAAAAGTCAAAGTCAGCGAGGAGCTCGGGAAAGTGCAGAGGGGCTGGTGGGACGTGGGGGGTGTCAGTgccaggtgtgggagggctggtGTGTCATAGAAGTGAAGGTCCTTTCCTTACCACGGAGTCTGGGGCAGGGGAGGCAAACACCACACACTGGAGGCGAGCAGGACCCCTCAGAAAGGCTGGTGCAGGGTGCAGGGCTGTTACTACAGGGGGTGCTGGAATGGAAACTATAAACCATTAGACACAGGTCTCGACCTCTCCAAAACTAATTCTGAATAAAGCGAGGTCAGACCTGGGCACTGTaatttcatccccccccccccaaaaaaaaagtcaggccaCGCCTCTCTACTGACCAGAATAGGCCTGCCTCTTCTTCGACAAGCCCAGCTCCTATATTGTCCTATATTGTCCTTCGGACAATCCTAATCCCTATAACTTCCCTTCAGTGCCCACCACCTTCTcgtcccaccccctgccccacgACCCTCCGGTTCTCTCACCGTTCACAGTCAGCCTCGCCTGCGCTTTGCCGCCTCCCAGACCGGTTCGCCTCGGCTCAGCCCTGCATACATAGTCGCCCGCATCCTCCAGTGCCACGGATGGAAGCCGCAGCGTGGGCCCGGAGCTCAGCACCTATAACACAGGGAAGGGGCATCAGAGACAAGCCTCGGAGAGGAAGCTCCGTTCAGTTCCAGCTACTGTCACAAGCCCCAGGGCGGACTCCACCTGAGAGCTACCCAGGCGGGTCCAGGTTATCCGTGGAAGTGGGTTCCCGCGCCAGACACAGCTGAAGGAGGCATCTTTCCCCACGTCCACGGACACAGGCTTCGGTTTTGCCTGCAGAATAGGTCCATCTGGAGGAGAGAGCATAGTGGGGTGGAATGAGCCCCTGACCCAGGATCTGTTTCTCTAAAACACTAGTAGGTCCAAGTGTAGGTCTCCAGAAACACCTACCACTAAATGTCCACGCCCacaagccccgcccccaccccgccTCTCTTCTATCTTGTAACCCAGCCAAGCCTAGCCCTACACCTGTCCTAGCCCCGCCCACATCGGTCACACCCACGGCCCCGCCCCTTCTCACACATCACTTCCAGCGCGGTGCTGCGGTTGGCGCTTCCGACCGCGTTGCTGACCTCGCAGGACACCGGCTCAGTCAGGAACGTGGCATCTGCAACGACCTCCAACCTTGGCCCACGTGCCCCGAGCACCGGGGATCCCCCCTTCGCCCACCTGCGGAGACAGGGACGTTATTAATGTCGTCCTAGCTCTCCTCAACTGCTAGAGACAAGTGACATTTTCCCTCACCTGTAGCCGGTGACAGGCGGCTGGGCAGTGGCTTGACACAGAAAAGtcaccttctctccctcctgcacAGTCTGGGGCTCAGCAGACAGAGTCACCATTGGGGGATCTGTGAGAGTTGGGTGTGGATCGCTAgctctcttttccttctgaggCAGAATTTGGGctttcagttcccagtacccccGCGTGCCATCCATccttttgctttctccttcctttatcaCACGCAGGAGTTCAGACCCACCCCTGGTCTTTCCAATTGCACTCACACTGGAGGCTCAGTGTAACAGCTGTGTCCCTCCCTGTGGGCAGGGCCTGGCTTCGCGCTCTGCAGATCAAGGTGGCACCATCATCGTGACTGGAAGGGGTCAGGAGTAAGGTGTTTTCCACTGTCCCAGTGGCCTTGTCCTTCAGCGTGCTCTAGAGGTGGTAAATGCACAATACTAAttattcttttttggggggtcaGGGTGTCACTATGGAGGGGAGGCTGGGACTCCTGCGTTAGTTCCCAGagtgctggggctacaggtgTGTATTATTACCACGCCTCACATTAACAATTTTTTCATCTATAACTTACATAAAAACTATCTTGGATACTTTTAGTCACtcacatgttttatttaattctctATATTATCCCATGAGGGGATTAATGCTACTATTTTTCCTATtatacagataaggaaactgagggacAAAGAGGTTAAACACCTTATGCAAGAGCAAGGAGTTAGCAAGTGACTGAGCCAGGAAGTCCGGCTCTTGACCTGAATCGCATTTCAACACTGAATGGCTGCCATTTCCCCCTAGGTAAGCCAGTGGAAGGAATGACAAAGAGATTAGACCCAACCTGGTGGTAGCTGGTCCCGTCCAGCCGGATCCCATCTCGGAACCACAGTAGTTCAGGGGCAGGTCGGGCATCCCCACGACTCCGACAGGTCAGATTTCCAGGAACTCCAGcaaccagagacacagagggGCCGCCTAGTACCTGGGGGGCTTCTGGGGGGACTGTATAGTAGATCTGGGGTCAGAATTGAATCCCTATCAGCTCCAACCCCACCTCCCCTAGGGTTCCTGGACCCTGCTGTTCCAATTCCTCGCCCCCAGCGCAACTGGGTTGGCTCCTCACCCATCACGTGCAGTTGGGCCGGTCGCGAGCGGAGACCTGCTTGCGAGGCCTGGCACTCATATGACGCCTCATCTTCCAGCGCCACGGGCTTAATGTGGAGGTCATGCTGGCCACTGGCCGGGTTCCCCGATATCCAGTACCGGGACCACCCTGGAGACAGTGGAGACCGCACATAACTCTGAGCTCCTGGTCTCATGTCTTGTCTTCAGGCACCCACCTCAGGGAGCAAGGAAAGAGCCACACATTCCACGCATGTGCTGGGGCAGggtatggtggagcacacctctaaatccca
Proteins encoded in this region:
- the Kirrel2 gene encoding kin of IRRE-like protein 2 isoform X1, whose protein sequence is MLASALLVFLCCFKGLAGSSPHFLQQPEDMVVLLGEEARLPCALGAYRGLVQWTKDGLALGGERDLPGWSRYWISGNPASGQHDLHIKPVALEDEASYECQASQAGLRSRPAQLHVMVPPEAPQVLGGPSVSLVAGVPGNLTCRSRGDARPAPELLWFRDGIRLDGTSYHQSTLKDKATGTVENTLLLTPSSHDDGATLICRARSQALPTGRDTAVTLSLQYPPMVTLSAEPQTVQEGEKVTFLCQATAQPPVTGYRWAKGGSPVLGARGPRLEVVADATFLTEPVSCEVSNAVGSANRSTALEVMYGPILQAKPKPVSVDVGKDASFSCVWRGNPLPRITWTRLGSSQVLSSGPTLRLPSVALEDAGDYVCRAEPRRTGLGGGKAQARLTVNAPPVVTALHPAPAFLRGPARLQCVVFASPAPDSVVWSWDEGFLEAGSLGRFLVEAFPAPEVEGGQGPGLISVLHISGTQESDFTTGFNCSARNRLGEGRVQIHLGRRDLLPTVRIVAGAASAATSLLMVITGVVLCCWRHGSLSKQKNLVRIPGSSEGSSSRGPEEETGSSEDRGPIVHTDHSDLVLEEKEALETKDPTNGYYKVRGVSVSLSLGEAPGGGLFLPPPSPIGLPGTPTYYDFKPHLDLVPPCRLYRARAGYLTTPHPRAFTSYTKPTSFGPPDLSSGTPPFPYATLSPPSHQRLQTHV
- the Kirrel2 gene encoding kin of IRRE-like protein 2 isoform X2, with product MLASALLVFLCCFKGLAGWSRYWISGNPASGQHDLHIKPVALEDEASYECQASQAGLRSRPAQLHVMVPPEAPQVLGGPSVSLVAGVPGNLTCRSRGDARPAPELLWFRDGIRLDGTSYHQSTLKDKATGTVENTLLLTPSSHDDGATLICRARSQALPTGRDTAVTLSLQYPPMVTLSAEPQTVQEGEKVTFLCQATAQPPVTGYRWAKGGSPVLGARGPRLEVVADATFLTEPVSCEVSNAVGSANRSTALEVMYGPILQAKPKPVSVDVGKDASFSCVWRGNPLPRITWTRLGSSQVLSSGPTLRLPSVALEDAGDYVCRAEPRRTGLGGGKAQARLTVNAPPVVTALHPAPAFLRGPARLQCVVFASPAPDSVVWSWDEGFLEAGSLGRFLVEAFPAPEVEGGQGPGLISVLHISGTQESDFTTGFNCSARNRLGEGRVQIHLGRRDLLPTVRIVAGAASAATSLLMVITGVVLCCWRHGKYQCSLSKQKNLVRIPGSSEGSSSRGPEEETGSSEDRGPIVHTDHSDLVLEEKEALETKDPTNGYYKVRGVSVSLSLGEAPGGGLFLPPPSPIGLPGTPTYYDFKPHLDLVPPCRLYRARAGYLTTPHPRAFTSYTKPTSFGPPDLSSGTPPFPYATLSPPSHQRLQTHV